In the Hordeum vulgare subsp. vulgare chromosome 7H, MorexV3_pseudomolecules_assembly, whole genome shotgun sequence genome, one interval contains:
- the LOC123409002 gene encoding putative cyclin-dependent kinase F-2: MAASAGKKEAAWPLTMARYERLEKLGEGINGEVFKAWDTEDNLIVAVKRLSGSGDDGFIISGLPEVMREAMCLGACRGIPSIVQRRATCVAACQREASDSFIVMDYVGRLNLRGYMQRRVRRRRPFSEDEVRRIMKQLVEGVTAVHAVGVLHLNIKPENVLLDDGTEDRKQKPKKGPVEADVSGELKEDRIVYKIGGFGMSMKGRSKRQPEVTILTPYSAPELLMHSCEYDDRVDTWGLGCIMADLLSDTVVSTFDGESDIGIMAKVFGIVGTEGIKDWSGYSGVASGQKSKLPGGRGIRRLRHKFPSRKLSAAGFEVLSGLLESNPEKRLTAAEALQKPWFHNCRRGFTGFFKSCVVGVLPEK; the protein is encoded by the coding sequence ATGGCGGCTTCCGCTGGAAAGAAAGAGGCAGCCTGGCCTCTCACCATGGCGCGGTACGAGCGGCTGGAGAAGCTGGGTGAGGGCATCAACGGTGAAGTGTTCAAGGCGTGGGACACCGAGGACAACCTGATCGTCGCCGTCAAGCGGCTCAGCGGGAGCGGCGACGACGGCTTCATTATTTCCGGCCTGCCGGAGGTCATGCGGGAGGCCATGTGCCTGGGAGCGTGCCGCGGCATCCCCTCGATCGTGCAGCGCCGCGCAACCTGCGTTGCCGCATGCCAACGCGAGGCTAGCGATTCTTTCATCGTGATGGACTACGTCGGGCGCCTCAACCTACGTGGCTACATGCAGCGCCGGGTCCGTCGTCGTAGGCCCTTCTCCGAGGACGAGGTGCGCCGGATCATGAAGCAGCTCGTGGAGGGGGTGACGGCCGTGCACGCCGTGGGCGTCCTGCACCTCAACATCAAGCCGGAGAACGTGCTCCTCGACGACGGCACCGAGGACAGGAAGCAGAAGCCCAAGAAGGGGCCCGTCGAAGCCGATGTTAGCGGCGAGCTCAAGGAGGACCGCATAGTCTACAAGATCGGCGGTTTCGGGATGTCCATGAAAGGGCGGAGCAAAAGACAGCCGGAGGTGACTATCCTGACACCGTACAGCGCACCGGAGCTCCTCATGCACTCTTGCGAGTACGACGATCGCGTGGACACGTGGGGGCTTGGATGCATCATGGCCGACCTCCTCTCGGACACCGTCGTCTCCACGTTCGATGGTGAGTCGGACATAGGGATCATGGCTAAAGTGTTTGGCATCGTCGGCACAGAGGGGATCAAGGACTGGTCTGGATACTCAGGGGTAGCGTCAGGCCAAAAATCGAAGCTGCCTGGTGGCAGAGGCATCAGGCGCCTTCGTCACAAGTTTCCCAGTCGCAAGTTGTCAGCAGCCGGCTTCGAGGTGCTCAGCGGGCTGTTGGAGAGCAACCCGGAGAAGCGGCTTACTGCAGCAGAGGCGCTCCAGAAGCCTTGGTTCCATAACTGCCGACGCGGCTTTACCGGTTTCTTCAAGTCGTGCGTGGTTGGAGTCCTACCAGAGAAATAG